The following coding sequences are from one Longimicrobiaceae bacterium window:
- a CDS encoding helix-turn-helix domain-containing protein — MRKRVELAPHQTREQLRTQYRNSSDPVERPRLQALWMLADGCSRQEVARTMGYGVEWVRRVTVRYNAAGVASVGDKRHQNRGHPPLLDAAQTAELEKALEGLSPDGTPWSGPKVARWMSEKLGREIRVQRGWDYLRRTEHTLQTPRPQHQGGDAEAQACFPACPAPGV, encoded by the coding sequence GTGCGCAAAAGGGTCGAACTTGCTCCGCATCAGACCCGCGAGCAACTCCGTACGCAATACCGCAACAGCAGCGATCCGGTGGAGCGTCCGCGCCTGCAAGCGTTGTGGATGCTCGCCGACGGCTGTTCTCGCCAAGAAGTCGCGCGCACGATGGGCTACGGTGTCGAGTGGGTCCGGCGTGTGACGGTCCGGTACAACGCGGCGGGCGTGGCTAGCGTCGGCGATAAACGGCACCAGAACCGTGGACATCCTCCCCTGCTCGACGCTGCGCAGACGGCCGAGCTGGAAAAGGCACTGGAAGGGCTCTCGCCCGACGGGACCCCGTGGAGCGGACCCAAGGTGGCGCGCTGGATGAGCGAGAAGCTTGGGCGCGAGATCCGCGTGCAGCGCGGCTGGGACTACCTGCGCCGCACCGAGCACACCCTTCAGACGCCTCGGCCTCAGCATCAAGGAGGCGACGCCGAGGCGCAGGCCTGCTTTCCGGCGTGTCCTGCCCCTGGCGTATGA
- a CDS encoding IS630 family transposase, producing MKEATPRRRPAFRRVLPLAYEAAALAYARTRVELWAMDEHRIGLKPILRKVWSKRGKRPVAVIRPRYKWLWVVAFVCPESGKTIWWLVPALNAPTFARLLAGFAEECGAGEDFRILLVLDNAGWHTGREAIVPTGIEMVPLPPYSPELQPAEHLWALCDAVLVNQCFDSLAVLEAVLAAHLVHLCGRREQIRSLTCFHWWPTAPPTPI from the coding sequence ATCAAGGAGGCGACGCCGAGGCGCAGGCCTGCTTTCCGGCGTGTCCTGCCCCTGGCGTATGAGGCGGCAGCTCTGGCCTATGCCAGGACACGCGTAGAGCTCTGGGCCATGGACGAGCACCGAATTGGGCTCAAGCCCATTCTGCGGAAGGTCTGGTCCAAGCGGGGCAAGCGCCCCGTGGCCGTGATCCGCCCCCGCTACAAGTGGCTCTGGGTCGTCGCCTTCGTCTGCCCGGAAAGCGGCAAGACCATCTGGTGGCTCGTCCCCGCGCTCAACGCTCCCACGTTCGCGCGGCTCCTCGCTGGCTTCGCTGAGGAATGCGGCGCCGGCGAGGACTTCCGCATCCTGCTCGTCCTCGACAACGCGGGTTGGCACACCGGACGCGAGGCCATCGTCCCCACGGGGATCGAGATGGTCCCACTGCCCCCATACAGTCCCGAATTGCAGCCTGCCGAACACCTGTGGGCGCTTTGCGACGCGGTGCTCGTCAACCAATGCTTCGACTCACTCGCCGTTCTGGAAGCGGTTTTGGCAGCACACCTCGTCCACCTCTGTGGCCGGCGCGAGCAGATTCGCTCCCTCACCTGCTTCCACTGGTGGCCGACAGCCCCGCCTACACCGATTTAA